Within Pangasianodon hypophthalmus isolate fPanHyp1 chromosome 11, fPanHyp1.pri, whole genome shotgun sequence, the genomic segment ACTCGCTGGTGGGGTTTATGACTGTGAAGTGCTGGCCATACTACCTGTCTAGAAAGTTTACCACATTACTCATTGTCATGGTGTACACCTCTTCCACCTGGTGCTAATGCAAGGGAAGCGCTAAGTGAACTCTACGGGCTATCATTATCTTACACACAGCACACCCTGATGGATTTTTATTGTCGCCGAGGACTTACAAGGCTGCACTCTGCCCCCACCTTAGCtgctcagaccacatctctgttatgctaatcccagcatggACTGAGAGCGAAATCGCAGCACTTCAAGACTGCTTTATATATAGACAGACTGGAATGTGTTCAGAGAGGCTGATATATATCACAACACCACAGACTTGTAGGATTACACAGCGTCAGTGACTGGctacatcagcaagtgcatagatgatgtgacttctttcaagaccatcaccacatgTGCAAACCAGAAACCGTGGATGACTGCTGAAATGCACTCGCTGCTGAAAACCCGAGATACTGCCTTCAGGTCTGACGACAAGGCTATCAAAGCGGCGAAGCACAACTACACAGAAAGAATCCACAGTCACTTCCTAAATACTAGGGCAATACCTAAATACCAAGGACGCAAAGCAAATGTGGCAAGGCATTCAGTTCATCACAGACTACAAAGCTACACCACTTGTCTATGATGGTGACGCCTAGCTGCCAGATGCACTGAAGGATTCCTTCACACAGTTTGAAGCACAGAATAACATGCCAGAGGGGAAGACCACCCCATGTCCCACTGACCAAGTACTTTGTCTGCAGTAGACAATCATGACAagtcatgaaacacataaagaaGTCATTAAACATGTAAAGCGTCTTCCCACCACACTGCACTGATTTCAGTATGCCTACCGTCCCAACCACTCTACAGGGGACATCATATCTGCTACCATCCACCTTTCTCTGACGCATCAGGACAAAAGGACAACTATGTAAGGATTTTGTCTCTGACCCATCAGGACAAAAGGACAACTATGtaagcattcaacacaatcatcccacAGAAACTGATAACAAAGCTGAGTCTGATGGGTTTGAACACCTCCCTTTGCAATTGGATTCTGGACTTTTTGACTGGGAGACCCCAGTCCATCAGGATCGgcacctccacctccagcaccaccacactgaacaccagcgctctccagggctgtgtgctcagtccactgctgtttaccctgctgactcatgactgtgctgcaaagtccagttcaaatcacatcatcaagtttgctgatgacactactgttgtgggcctcatcagcaacaacgatgagtcagcatacagagaggagttTAACCAGctcacagaatggtgtagagacaaTAATCTGTCTCTTAATGTTGATGAgactaaagagatgattgttgacttcaggaggacccAAGTAGATcactcaccactgcacatcaacgGAACAACTGtgtatatacaccgatcagccataacattaaaaccacctgcccaatattgtgtaggtctgccaaaacagctttgacccattgaggcatggactccacaagacctctgaaggtgtgctgtggtatctgacaccaagacgttaacagcagctCCTTTAactcctgtaagttgtgaggtgaggcctccaAGGATCATACTTGTTTGTCCATCACATTCCACAGATGtccgatcggattgagatctggggaatttggaggccaagtcaacaccttgagctCTTTGCCATGTTtctcaaactattcctgaaaATTTTGCCAATATGGCAGGGTGCAAtctcctgctgaaagaggccactgccattagggaatactgttgccatgaaggggtgtacttggtctgcacaATGTtaaggtaggtggtacatgtcaaagtaacatccacatgaatgccaagacccaaggtttccctGCAGATCATGACCAGAGCATCACTGCCTACATCGGCTTGCTTTCTGGTGCCATCtctccccaggtaagcgacacacatgcACTGGCCATCCAGGGGTCAGCGTGGGCACTttgactggtctgtggctacacaaccccatacgcagcaagcttgGGTTCTGACACCATTCTATCataaccagcattaactttttcagcagtttgtgctacagtagctcttctgcaGAATTGGAGCAGACAGGCTAGCATTTGCTCCCCAAGTGCATCAGTGacccttgggcacccatgaccctgtcgccggtttacctgttgtccttccttggaccacttttggtaggtactaactactgcataccgtgaacaccccacaagacatgccgttttggagatgctctgacccagtcgtttagccatcacaatttggccctcgtcaaagtcactcagatccttacacttgcccattttttgtgcttccaacacatcaacttcgagaactgactgttaactgactgcctaatatatcccaccccttgacaggtgccattgtaatgagataatcaatgttattcacttcacctgtcagtggttttaatgttatggctgatcagtgtgtgtgtgtgtgtgtgtgagagagagagagagagagagagagagagagagagagagagatatgtaCCACCATATGTACCACCCTTGGACACCCACGATATCATCATCCTTTTCAAGGTATGGTCCAGACTCTTATTTTGTTCTTCTGCTGTCCATCAGAGGTCATACTTTCCCGAGTGTTTATGATGTGGCTGTCAAATCCTCGGAGTGTATTAAACTATGAGCACCAGGGCAGTTTTACAGCCTATAAAATGAGACAAATGAAATTTTAGATTACCTTGTATTGTCAAGATGTTATTTTAATGACTCAAACAATCACCAGGATTTTGCAGCATGTAATTCCAACATACATAAAATCTTTCTCAGTTTAGAGCCTGAACTGTGAATGTGAAACAAACTACTCAGAGTTCACAGAATTATACATTTAGTGCATTGTCGATCAACTACTTTATTGCAGATCAAAACACAAACCTTTTCACAGCACAGAAATGAGTAATGAGAAATGCCTACATGAGAAGCACACACTTTTGTTGCTGTGTTTTCCCACAGTTTGTCTCTAAGGTGCTGTAATATCTGAGCTCTTTCTGTCATAAAGCGGAACCTCATTGCACCAATAAATTGACTGATACGACAGCAGTACAAAAGCTGTACAGTGAGGTAAAATAGCCTATAAATGTTTGCTTAGTGCCAGTCTAAACCAGGGTAACAAGGTCCTTAATGATATGAATagcattataaaaataaaataaaataaaaagataaaatgtgtattttacagtagtattagtattgcCTTTTAATAGCATTTTGATACATTCGTATACTACATACAAGAGTGTAAAGGTATATGGTATGACTATACAATAAAGAGGAGTATTAACATTATACTACTtataggttttgtttttttccttatttatcTGGTGTTTCTGATGGAAAAatcaaaaaatcaaaaatccAGTGGGTAAAATATGTGACTTTTGAAATACTTTTGGCCTcctaaaaacagataaaacgggttaaaaagaacaaaataatacTTGGGTTTCTGAGGAAAAACTATAGGTTCAGTACATTTTTTAGAATATGCATTTAGAATAACATTTTGACTTAGCttataaagttttaaagttaaaatttgaaatttaaCACTGTTGTTGAATTGATATATGTTAAAGATTTAtatgtttcaaaaatatttaagggttctttggttgtctgAAGAAACCATCGAAGggtctgtgtagaaccctacaacagttTTCGTCTATCAGAAAAGGgtaggaaaaataaatacaccctataattcagtaacatgtagaagcatctttagcaacaataactcgAAGTGAACATTTTCTGTAGGTGTTTATCAGTCTCTCGCATTATTTAGGACAAATAATggcactcttctttacaacattccttcagttcattgatgatGGGCATTCGTTTATTCgtcagctctcttaagatcccagcacagcatctcaatgaggtctggactttgactttgtcattccaacaccttgatttttttcttcattaaccATTCAGATGgcgatttgctggtgtgcttatTTTCgcataaagtggagttcatcttTATCTCAAtcactgcaagtttcccaggtcctgtggctaaAAAATAAGCCCAAATCaccacccctccaccaccatgcttcacaatTGCTAATTGTCCCGATCCCACAAATTCTCAGTAGGGTTTAAATTAGGTGACTGTCTTGGTCATTTTGCAACCTCaacttcctcctcctcatacCACTCCATCACTTGATGTGCTGTAAGGCAACTTGTATTGTCTTGTTGGAGTATCCAGTCACTAGGCATCGAATAAAGGTTGACAGTTGGGATCAGGGAGTCCCCATTCAGCTTACTATCCACTTCTGTCAAAAATTCACTACTTTTTCTGGTGATGCATCCCCAGATCATAATCCCATCCCACCTGGGTACACATCTCCTTGAACTCTGATTGACTTGTCCATCACTGGAGAAGAAACCTGGATTCATCATTAAAGAGCACCTTCTTCCATTTAGCCAGTAACCAGTAACCAGTTTAGCCAGTAACCAGTAGTTGTATTCTCTGGCAATAGCGTTGAGTGGTAGATGTTGACTCACTCACTAGTACTGACCAAAATCCTATCCTCTCTTGTAGTGGTCTTTCTCTTTCACCAAGAAATACTCCCACACTCATCTGACAGCAAATAATTTTAACAATACATTTCACACTGGGAATATCCTTTCTCTGCCAGCACAACAATTTTCCTTATTCGTTTATTCTTGGAATTTGACCCATTTTgtgactttttcttttcagaaccaaaacacaaaccaaTGTTAACACTGCTCATTTATTAACAGCTAATAGCTGGAATTTCAGACCTCGTTTGGACTCTGTATTGAACACACCTGTGCTCAATCATCATTACATAATCAATTTATGTCTATTGAGCATAGAGTGCAACCTATGCAACCTAAACAAAGACCCTGACAACCAATCAAAAGTCAGCgaacaaagaaataaagtggTCTCAATTATTGTGGGTTGCCTACTCGTGAACAGAGGGGATAGATCCATTCAAACATGACAAATAGCCGAACATTAAATCGTCTCTCTCCttaaaattttcaaattttgttaaaatgtcaataaaaataCCCTCTTGGTTAAAGTTATTAAATGTTGTATCCAAATGTGCCaaaagttaaactttttttttttttttttaccgtaGGTCTTATAAACGaaaataaagtgtgttaaaaaataaaataatgctcaGGTTTCTGAGGGAAAAGTTCCCATGCCTTTTagaatatagtataatattttaaaaacaacattttagcCAAGAACCTAGAAAATTCTACTAAAGTCTGCATAAGCCACTTGCAAGTCtagtttagattttaattttccACTGTTACTGCCGTGACATATGCCAAGGTTTTATATGTTAGATAATCCTTCTTTGGTTGTCTATCTTAGAACCCTGCAACATTTATGGCAATTTGAAGACACCCTTATTCAGAGCAAGTgacatttatacaactgagcagttgagggttaagggccttgctcaagggcagcagtggcagcttggcagtgctgggatttgaactcatgaccttccaatcagtaggcttaaccactgagcttccACTGGTCGACTGCTCCCTACAACAGTATTTATCTTTCagaaaagctctttttttttgtttttcctaagAGTATATATGATGTGAAATTGTAAACATattacaaaatgcacaaaagcaTGTTATACAGATATTGTGCTGGATTGTGCAATGCTGTTGCATTGAAAAGAAGACTAGGACGTCTGTGTTTAGCattgatcattttattatttaagaataTATTTGGTATCAAgctttccaacacacacacattttatatatatatatatatatatatatatatatatatatatatatatatatatgtgtgtgtgtgtgtgtgtgtatgtatgtatgtatatatatatatatatatatatatatatatatatatatatatatatatatatatatatatatatatatatatatatatacagtatatgtaattCTCATATTCTGTTGTACAGTCTTGTGTCACTAATTACACTAAAGGTTTTGGTGTCTAAAAAGTGATTCCTACAACTATTTGTTGTCCatattttgcaaaaacaaaaagcaatttttttaaaaaaaaaaaaaacacactttgtgttaaaatgtgagtgatctttaaacatttcatataaatattacatttctcgTTTGCCTTCATAAGCAGCGCCATCAAGCAAAAGAGGCATAGTGTACACTGTAAACCTGTACAAAATGTCTGAGtggcataaattaaaaaaaaaaaaaaaaaatctggaatatgtaggcaaaaaaaaaaaaaaacaaattcaacaTTCCTGATATCTTCATGGTATATTAAATCTCTTTTCTGGAGTCTTATTCAGTTCAAGAGCCCTGTTGGAGAAAAGAAAGCAGTGGAAAGAAGTTACACTTTGTGAACAATTTAAGTGCAGAAAACACAGACATCAGTTCAGTGGCCTTGTTTGGGCTTCTGAGTTAATTTAACACTAGTGGAGTTAATACACCACTTGCTGATTTGATTAAAGGTTAATTATAAACTTACACTAATCTAATAATTCAATATCTTTACACTTTTGCTGTAGCATCTGTATAGAACTTCACctttgtgtaaataaatttttagCTAGTTCTATTCATAAGTTTGAGGGTGGGGGTGGAGTGGTGGGTTTGCAAAGATAGATTAGTTTATAAGTGTTTCATCGTACCCCGCAACATCCGCAGCAGTCTCCACAGATGGTGCCGATCAGGCCGTTGACAGCCTGAAATGCGCACAGTGCCATTTGAACCAGGCCCATAATCAACAGCATGGAGAAGAGCGTAAGGTGCCAGGACACGATGCCTGAAGGCCCTGTGCATAGCGTCCACATTGATGTGTTGGACAGGTAGTTACTTAGGatagaaaacacagaaaatgttaaaaagaggATAACGACTACTCAGAAATCACACTGGtagtatatatagatatatgtaAATTACCACTGTATGTAAAGTGTATGTAATTGCTGTACTTGAAGAATGCTTTTTGAACTATGAATGCATGGGATTTTATGCGAATtaaatcaaccaatcagcttcATTTCTATCTACAGAACACTACTTATATTAATTGAGCAAGCTTTACATTTTGGActtatttttgaacatttgaTACCCTTCTAAGTTAAGCAGAAGTGCATCTCTGATGACTACATCAATATCCACTTGGAGCAAAAATAACTTCCCGTCAGTACCTACCCCTCACTGAATGGGTATTCATAGGTGCCATTTGTTAAACATTTAGGCCCCCGATTGATGGCAACCGCAGAAATGATGAAAGAATAGCCAGCTCCCAAAACGCCAACTCCAGCAAATATAATGGAGAAAAACATCTAGATAGAGATTAAAATAGGACATCAATTAAAATCCAGTGAATGATGGTATGCAAAGTATTTGATTGTATATGgaacatattttaataaaggaAACATTCTTATATGGCATTCATGAAGAAACAAGAAATTTTTGCTTTTGgagaacattttaaaagagGTGTCGcaacaaacaccatcaaatGAGAAAGTACACCTTTTATAtgagaaataagaaatgaaaaagtacACCTTTTACAACAGCAGCACACAAAAAtgtttccttgtttttctttgatggaggttggagtgtgtgtgcttgtgtgtgtgtttgtctgtgtgtgtatctaggACAGTAAGAGTGGAACATGAAGAATAGAGTGAATCCTCACCGCACATCTTTTCCCACAGCTCTCATTGCCACAGCAGCCGCAGCAGTCGTTGGTTTTCAGCCCCAAGAAGACCAGCGCCGGGAAAATCATCTTTAAAAACATGACCATGGACAAACGTAAACTCATACACGTTATTTCTTTCGACACAAACCTCATTTACATCTGCAGAATATCTACATTCTAGTAGCaagtaagatttttttatgaaaatatcaTTGTCCGAAATTGCTATATTGATCACTAGCTCACTTTAAGCTCACTTTGAGGAACTTCCATCCTATATATTGTGTGGATAATTAATACTTGAAATAGAGTGtaatttcacaatattaaaGGCACTCACAAAAAAATGGGGTCACTCACCAATATTCCAGAGCCTATTATTCCTCCGAAGTACCAGGCCTCATCTGTAATGTCTTGATTGTTTTCAGCAGTTTTACCACCAGGGAAAAGCAGCAGAATGTTG encodes:
- the tm4sf4 gene encoding transmembrane 4 L6 family member 4, with protein sequence MCSGNFAKCLGITLIPLAILCFLCNILLLFPGGKTAENNQDITDEAWYFGGIIGSGILMIFPALVFLGLKTNDCCGCCGNESCGKRCAMFFSIIFAGVGVLGAGYSFIISAVAINRGPKCLTNGTYEYPFSEGNYLSNTSMWTLCTGPSGIVSWHLTLFSMLLIMGLVQMALCAFQAVNGLIGTICGDCCGCCGGS